A single window of Rubripirellula lacrimiformis DNA harbors:
- a CDS encoding phosphorylase family protein — MSNTIKIDASLADDALRLQIEASCKQMEQNFSDGFYSKITVFRHWSKHNPELSGKIARPSAYRWYLRRELFKLARRGAEITIECSRRRIDLSSPKLLELLDETDFDLTRKKVFLFGPERSELSIARLEHYTGTRAEDFQRYVLLTNYNMHMEAFAARFPDCVRPFRDDVQMPTYHHKDTRNRGISIVNIGVGPSNAKNFTDHLAVLRPDAMLMVGHCAGVRNHQDIGDFVLASGYMRGDHILDVALPPSVPISPSFQLNRALAAVLDESGQRYRIGAVYTTADRNWELTLKRTMDDLRASRSIAVDMESATVAANGFRYRIPSATLLCVSDKPLHGQPKLPGAAKAFYDDSKRKHIDIAVTAIESIKKRFPDGLPNSDIRGPGEALLGGPSDSSGN; from the coding sequence ATGAGCAACACCATCAAGATTGACGCCAGCCTTGCCGACGACGCACTTCGCCTACAAATTGAAGCGTCGTGCAAACAGATGGAACAGAACTTCAGCGACGGCTTCTATTCCAAGATCACCGTGTTTCGCCATTGGTCCAAGCACAACCCCGAATTGTCGGGCAAGATCGCCAGACCCAGCGCCTACCGTTGGTACCTGCGCCGCGAACTATTCAAATTGGCTCGCCGCGGGGCCGAGATCACGATCGAGTGCTCACGTCGCCGGATCGACCTCAGTTCGCCCAAGCTGTTGGAATTGCTGGACGAAACCGACTTCGATTTGACTCGCAAGAAAGTCTTCTTGTTCGGTCCCGAACGGTCTGAACTTTCCATCGCTCGGTTGGAACACTACACCGGGACACGGGCCGAAGATTTTCAGCGGTACGTCCTGCTGACCAACTACAACATGCACATGGAAGCCTTCGCGGCAAGATTTCCCGACTGCGTGCGTCCGTTTCGCGACGACGTCCAGATGCCGACCTACCATCACAAGGACACTCGAAACCGCGGCATCAGCATCGTCAATATCGGCGTGGGACCGTCCAATGCCAAGAACTTTACCGACCATTTGGCCGTGCTGCGTCCCGACGCCATGCTGATGGTGGGTCACTGTGCGGGCGTGCGAAATCACCAGGACATCGGCGACTTCGTGCTGGCGTCCGGATACATGCGAGGGGACCACATCCTAGACGTGGCCCTGCCGCCATCGGTGCCCATCAGCCCCAGTTTTCAACTGAACCGTGCATTGGCGGCCGTGTTGGATGAATCGGGCCAGCGATATCGCATCGGTGCGGTCTACACCACGGCAGATCGCAATTGGGAACTGACGCTGAAACGGACGATGGATGATCTGCGGGCGAGTCGTTCGATCGCGGTCGACATGGAATCGGCCACCGTCGCAGCCAACGGTTTTCGCTATCGAATTCCCAGTGCAACGCTGCTGTGTGTTTCCGACAAACCGCTGCACGGGCAACCGAAACTGCCCGGCGCGGCAAAAGCGTTCTATGACGACAGCAAACGGAAACACATCGACATCGCGGTCACGGCGATCGAATCGATCAAGAAGCGTTTCCCGGACGGGCTTCCCAACAGCGACATCCGCGGGCCGGGCGAAGCCTTGTTGGGCGGGCCAAGTGACAGCTCCGGAAACTAA
- a CDS encoding exodeoxyribonuclease III, producing MKLVSWNVNGIRAAMDKGLRQYVETDHPDILCLQEVKAQQEQVELQWADDLGYYQIWNSAQKRGYSGTSIWSKVKPKKEVLGIGIDDHDSEGRVITATFDDFHLVNVYTPNAQRGLARLDYRMQWDHDFLEYVKKLNRRRPVIFCGDVNCAHQEIDLANPKANRKNAGFSDQERAGLNRVVEAGFVDSFRHFDPSPEKYSWWTYRMNARARNIGWRLDYFWVADKLMPRVKAAAIRDDIHGSDHCPVELVLQPASPSA from the coding sequence ATGAAGTTGGTTTCCTGGAACGTCAATGGCATCCGCGCGGCGATGGACAAAGGGTTGCGGCAGTATGTCGAAACCGATCATCCCGACATCCTGTGTCTGCAGGAAGTCAAGGCACAGCAAGAACAAGTGGAACTGCAGTGGGCCGACGATTTGGGCTATTACCAGATTTGGAATTCAGCGCAAAAACGGGGCTACAGCGGTACGTCGATCTGGAGCAAGGTAAAGCCCAAGAAAGAAGTTCTGGGGATCGGGATCGACGATCACGACAGCGAAGGACGAGTGATCACGGCAACCTTTGACGATTTCCATCTGGTGAATGTCTACACCCCCAACGCCCAACGGGGATTGGCCCGGTTGGACTATCGGATGCAGTGGGATCACGATTTCTTAGAGTACGTGAAAAAACTGAATCGGCGCCGCCCGGTCATCTTCTGTGGCGATGTGAATTGTGCTCACCAAGAAATCGACTTGGCCAACCCCAAAGCGAATCGCAAGAACGCGGGTTTTTCAGACCAAGAGCGGGCTGGATTGAATCGAGTGGTCGAGGCTGGTTTTGTGGATTCGTTTCGGCATTTCGATCCTAGCCCTGAAAAGTACAGTTGGTGGACCTACCGCATGAACGCTCGCGCCCGGAACATCGGGTGGCGTTTGGATTACTTCTGGGTCGCTGACAAGCTCATGCCGCGAGTCAAGGCGGCGGCGATTCGAGATGACATTCACGGTTCCGACCACTGCCCGGTCGAACTGGTCCTCCAGCCAGCTTCGCCCTCGGCCTAA
- a CDS encoding sulfatase-like hydrolase/transferase, translating to MKFGFLLQILAIGIGSAVVSAAAPDNATPPNIVLILADDLGYGDLGCYGNDPKASPVLDRLARQGVRWTQAYANGPECSPTRVALLTGRYQQRVGGMECAIGVGNVGRYDDAVRLQMVSQLGLPADQPTLANRLSTRGYDTALFGKWHLGYESQFSPQMHGFDEALYCIGGLMDYYHYIDSAADYNLFHNGQPVERQGYFTDMITDQAVQYVRQRSEAERPFFLYLPYTAPHTPYQPPGLAPQDPLPPDSPLWNQGDDPPGVYRSMVRQMDTGIGRVLDALDESGLTNRTLVIFASDNGGTAASRNAPLRGSKGQAFEGGIRVPLIARWPGHLPAKTVSDQVTITFDLTASILAAAGPTQMDSDKLDGIDVFALAASKQPPLARTLYWRKPRDPLVWSGVRDGDWKYVRQHKSSAGGKTSTREWIFDLGDDLSEKHDLSQQRPDKLERMRDQFAAWEQTVRKNRRGRPGWTPHDKP from the coding sequence ATGAAATTTGGGTTTCTGTTGCAGATCCTTGCAATCGGTATCGGCAGCGCCGTGGTGTCGGCGGCAGCGCCTGACAACGCCACACCGCCGAACATCGTCTTGATCCTTGCCGATGACCTGGGTTATGGCGACCTGGGTTGTTACGGCAATGATCCCAAGGCCAGTCCGGTACTGGATCGATTGGCACGGCAAGGCGTTCGTTGGACGCAGGCCTACGCCAACGGACCGGAATGTTCGCCCACACGCGTCGCACTGCTGACGGGCCGATATCAACAACGCGTCGGTGGGATGGAGTGCGCCATCGGGGTCGGCAATGTTGGCCGCTACGACGATGCCGTGCGATTGCAGATGGTGTCCCAATTGGGATTGCCGGCGGATCAACCGACGTTGGCCAACCGGCTGTCCACACGCGGCTATGACACGGCCCTATTTGGCAAGTGGCACCTGGGATATGAATCGCAGTTTTCGCCGCAGATGCACGGATTTGACGAAGCGTTGTACTGCATTGGCGGTTTGATGGACTATTACCACTACATCGATTCGGCCGCGGATTACAACCTATTTCACAACGGCCAGCCCGTCGAACGCCAGGGCTACTTTACCGACATGATCACCGACCAAGCGGTGCAGTATGTTCGTCAACGAAGCGAGGCCGAACGACCATTCTTTTTGTATCTGCCGTACACGGCGCCTCACACGCCGTATCAACCGCCGGGCCTCGCACCGCAGGATCCATTGCCACCGGATTCTCCACTGTGGAACCAGGGCGATGATCCACCAGGCGTCTATCGGTCGATGGTTCGACAGATGGATACAGGCATCGGGCGTGTGTTGGACGCGCTGGACGAATCCGGGCTGACCAATCGCACCCTGGTGATCTTTGCCAGTGATAACGGGGGAACCGCCGCCAGCCGCAATGCCCCGCTGCGCGGTTCCAAAGGGCAAGCATTCGAAGGCGGCATTCGGGTTCCGCTGATCGCGCGGTGGCCCGGGCATCTGCCGGCCAAGACGGTCAGCGATCAGGTCACGATCACGTTTGATTTGACGGCATCGATCCTGGCCGCAGCGGGTCCCACGCAAATGGATTCCGACAAGCTGGATGGAATCGACGTCTTCGCTCTGGCTGCATCGAAACAACCGCCGCTGGCGCGCACTTTGTATTGGCGAAAGCCGCGTGATCCGTTGGTATGGAGCGGTGTTCGCGACGGGGATTGGAAATACGTTCGTCAACACAAATCATCCGCAGGCGGGAAGACGTCGACGCGAGAATGGATCTTTGACCTCGGTGACGATCTCTCCGAGAAGCATGACTTGAGCCAACAACGGCCCGACAAACTGGAACGGATGCGAGACCAATTCGCGGCATGGGAACAGACCGTTCGCAAGAACCGCCGAGGCCGTCCGGGATGGACTCCGCACGACAAACCCTAG
- a CDS encoding arylsulfatase, with protein sequence MSAAHLSAGSPNFLVIIADDMGFSDAGCYGGEIATPNLDGLAAGGLKFTQFYNTARCWPTRSSLLTGYYPQQIRRDAMPGAPRGFGGGGKRPEWAQTIAEYLHPAGYRSYHSGKWHVDGKPTANGFDLSNEATRSPGFFDSIKRQDRDPDFYRTIATADHAIECLQQHETEFSDRPFFQYVAFHAPHFPLHALPEDIDRYRDRYIQGWDALRKERHDRQRNLGITNAELSAVEPNVGPPYAFPDQIALLGPGEINRPLPWDQLTAQQQRFQATKMAIHAAMIDRMDREIGRILGQLRSMKAMQDTLILFLSDNGASAEMMVRGEGHDPSAAPGSAATYLCLGPGFSSAANTPFRRHKTWVHEGGISTPFIAHWPNGIAAKNELRSTIAHVIDIAPTILDLAGVELPDNDAPPISGKSLKSALQSDDTTLHEDVWFYHEGNRALRQGDWKIIHSNASREFPWGQSKEAANETDKANWSLYDLANDRAEQNDLASAHPEKVKAMQDRWIELRDQFLLDATRSQDKNP encoded by the coding sequence ATGTCGGCCGCTCACTTATCCGCGGGGTCCCCCAATTTCCTGGTCATCATTGCTGACGACATGGGCTTCTCGGACGCGGGCTGCTATGGCGGCGAAATTGCCACACCGAACCTGGACGGCCTGGCCGCCGGTGGCTTGAAATTCACACAGTTCTACAACACCGCTCGTTGCTGGCCGACACGTTCATCGCTGCTGACCGGGTACTACCCGCAACAGATCCGCAGGGACGCGATGCCCGGTGCTCCCCGAGGCTTTGGCGGCGGCGGCAAACGCCCCGAGTGGGCTCAAACGATTGCCGAATATCTGCATCCGGCGGGTTACCGCAGCTATCACTCGGGGAAATGGCATGTCGATGGCAAACCGACGGCCAACGGATTCGACCTTTCCAATGAAGCGACTCGCAGCCCGGGATTCTTTGATTCGATCAAGCGACAGGATCGTGATCCGGATTTCTATCGCACGATTGCGACGGCGGACCACGCGATTGAATGCTTGCAGCAGCACGAGACGGAATTTTCCGACCGTCCGTTCTTTCAATACGTCGCCTTCCATGCGCCCCATTTCCCGCTGCATGCGTTGCCCGAAGATATCGATCGTTATCGAGATCGCTATATCCAAGGCTGGGATGCACTACGGAAAGAACGACACGATCGCCAACGAAACTTGGGCATCACGAATGCGGAACTATCTGCGGTGGAACCGAACGTGGGGCCACCCTACGCGTTCCCCGATCAGATTGCGTTGCTGGGTCCCGGGGAGATCAATCGTCCGTTGCCATGGGACCAACTGACCGCCCAGCAGCAACGGTTTCAAGCCACCAAGATGGCCATCCATGCCGCGATGATTGATCGGATGGACCGAGAAATCGGTCGTATCCTCGGGCAATTGCGTTCGATGAAAGCGATGCAGGACACGTTGATCTTGTTCCTGTCCGACAATGGTGCAAGCGCCGAAATGATGGTGCGTGGCGAAGGCCATGATCCGTCGGCCGCGCCCGGGTCCGCTGCCACGTACTTGTGCTTGGGGCCAGGGTTTTCCAGCGCCGCCAATACTCCTTTTCGCCGACACAAGACCTGGGTTCATGAAGGCGGCATCTCCACTCCTTTTATCGCCCATTGGCCCAACGGCATTGCTGCGAAAAACGAGCTTCGTTCCACGATCGCGCACGTCATTGACATTGCACCAACGATCTTGGATTTGGCGGGTGTTGAACTTCCCGACAACGACGCACCACCGATCAGCGGCAAGAGTCTGAAGTCCGCATTGCAGAGCGACGACACGACGCTGCATGAAGATGTCTGGTTCTATCACGAAGGCAATCGCGCCTTGCGACAAGGGGATTGGAAGATCATTCACTCCAATGCTTCGCGAGAGTTTCCGTGGGGACAATCCAAGGAGGCTGCTAACGAGACGGACAAGGCGAACTGGTCCCTGTACGATCTTGCCAATGACCGCGCCGAACAAAACGACCTCGCCTCTGCGCATCCCGAAAAAGTAAAAGCCATGCAGGATCGCTGGATCGAATTGCGAGACCAATTCCTGCTTGATGCAACGCGCAGCCAGGACAAAAACCCCTAG
- a CDS encoding ATP-binding cassette domain-containing protein translates to MPLVSLDDLSIGFRGPLLLDGVSAVIERGEKIGLLGRNGAGKTTLLRMFDGEVVPDHGGITFAPHAKVARLTQDVPRDWTGTVTSIVMAGQPGRDDPETHWQVEHAVESTLSKMELDGDALFETLSSGMKRRVLLARAIAMEPDVLLLDEPTNHLDIESILWIENFLKRFRQTLVFITHDRSFLQSLATRIWEIDRGRLFDWTCDYTTFLQRKEAALQAEEKQNALFDKKLAQEEVWIRQGIKARRTRNEGRVRALKQLRLQRGDRRSVEGKAKLNLQEAARSGALVADVKEISFSYGDRVILNDFSTTLMRGDRVGIMGPNGAGKTTLLKLLLGQLEPDQGTVKLGTNLQISYFDQLRDTLDPEKTVQENVGEGSDKVLVGDKSKHIVGYLQDFLFTPERARTPVKYLSGGERNRALLAKLMTKPANVIVLDEPTNDLDSETLDLLEEQLIDFSGTVLMVSHDRTFLNNVVTSTIVYEEGGVKEYDGGYDDWKAAVARQAEFAKNEPTSKPKQAASSADKPKSKPAKKLSFKDKHELDKMPQRIEQLESDIATINSVMAEPDYYQKGGDKIASDAAKLKELQQELATAYARWEELENH, encoded by the coding sequence ATGCCGCTCGTATCGCTTGACGACCTTTCCATCGGATTTCGTGGTCCATTACTGCTAGACGGCGTTTCGGCGGTGATCGAACGAGGCGAAAAGATCGGTCTGCTTGGTCGTAACGGGGCCGGAAAGACCACATTGCTGCGGATGTTCGACGGCGAAGTCGTGCCGGACCATGGTGGGATCACCTTCGCCCCCCACGCCAAGGTGGCTCGGCTGACCCAGGATGTGCCGCGGGATTGGACCGGCACGGTGACATCCATCGTGATGGCGGGCCAACCCGGCCGCGATGATCCAGAAACTCATTGGCAGGTCGAACACGCGGTCGAATCGACGCTTTCGAAGATGGAATTGGACGGAGACGCCTTGTTCGAAACCTTGTCCAGCGGGATGAAGCGACGCGTCCTTTTGGCCCGTGCGATCGCCATGGAACCAGACGTCCTGCTGTTGGACGAACCCACCAACCACCTGGACATCGAATCCATCCTGTGGATCGAAAATTTCCTGAAGCGGTTTCGTCAAACCCTGGTCTTCATCACTCACGACCGTTCGTTCCTGCAGAGTCTGGCGACGCGGATTTGGGAGATCGATCGTGGACGTTTGTTCGATTGGACTTGTGACTACACCACGTTCTTGCAGCGGAAAGAAGCAGCGTTGCAGGCCGAGGAAAAACAGAACGCTCTGTTTGACAAAAAGTTGGCTCAAGAAGAAGTCTGGATCCGCCAAGGCATCAAGGCTCGCCGGACCCGTAACGAAGGACGTGTGCGGGCGCTAAAACAGTTGCGGCTGCAGCGTGGTGATCGACGCAGCGTCGAAGGCAAGGCGAAGTTGAACTTGCAAGAAGCGGCCCGCAGCGGTGCGCTGGTTGCCGACGTCAAAGAGATCTCGTTCAGCTATGGCGATCGAGTCATCTTGAACGACTTCTCGACCACGTTGATGCGTGGGGACCGGGTCGGAATTATGGGACCCAACGGTGCCGGGAAGACGACCTTACTAAAACTGTTATTGGGACAACTCGAACCCGACCAAGGCACGGTCAAGTTGGGAACCAACCTACAGATTTCTTACTTCGATCAACTTCGCGATACGCTGGATCCGGAAAAGACGGTCCAAGAAAATGTCGGCGAAGGCAGCGACAAGGTGCTGGTCGGCGACAAGTCGAAACACATCGTCGGCTACCTACAGGATTTCTTGTTCACACCCGAGCGGGCCCGGACGCCGGTGAAGTATCTGTCCGGCGGGGAACGGAACCGGGCTCTGTTGGCCAAGCTGATGACCAAGCCCGCCAACGTCATCGTATTGGACGAACCGACGAACGATTTGGACAGTGAAACGTTGGACCTGTTGGAAGAACAACTGATCGATTTCAGCGGCACGGTGCTGATGGTCAGTCACGACCGGACGTTCTTGAACAACGTCGTCACCAGCACGATCGTGTACGAAGAAGGCGGCGTGAAAGAATACGACGGCGGCTACGACGATTGGAAAGCAGCCGTCGCTCGACAAGCTGAATTCGCCAAGAACGAACCAACATCGAAGCCCAAACAAGCGGCGTCATCCGCCGACAAGCCAAAATCCAAACCAGCCAAGAAATTGTCGTTCAAAGACAAGCATGAACTGGACAAAATGCCCCAGCGAATCGAGCAGCTGGAGTCGGACATCGCCACGATCAACTCGGTGATGGCAGAACCGGATTACTACCAAAAAGGCGGCGACAAGATCGCATCGGACGCGGCGAAGTTGAAAGAGCTGCAACAGGAGCTGGCCACAGCCTACGCCCGTTGGGAAGAACTGGAAAACCACTAG
- a CDS encoding efflux RND transporter permease subunit, with amino-acid sequence MNLIQAFVDNPVKVAVGALLLILFGLIAVVRMPMQLTPEVQVPTLTVETRWPGASPQEVEREIIQEQEEQLQSVEGVRKMTSEAMDSSGSIKLEFIVGTNMEEALLKVNSRLQQVPEYPEEADEPVISTSNASDRPIAWFILSAIQPTRQDVETFVAQHPDSKPALESVLKTDNPGLRLARLRKASKDHPEIGELLPPDLNVPGMRRFAEDIIEARFERVSGVSNSNVLGGLEEELQVIIDPQKLAARQLTIDDVRRVLRTQNQDTSAGDFWEDKRRYVVRTLNQFRSPEQVGQQVLATRNDAPVVIADVAEIRLGFKKPDGVVRRFGDTSIAINVIRETGSNVMDIMADLQVALDELNNDVLAPKQLQLTQVYDESEYITASVQLVNQNIIVGGTLTMLVLMLFLHLNVRTLLMVPLIAAASIAAAFVHPGFFAVTLVLVIYSGFAFARGALVVGLAIPISIVGTFLMLNLWGRSLNVISLAGMAFAVGMLVDNAVVVLENIYRHYQNGDPPRVAAVRGTKEVWGAVLASTLTTLAVFLPVLFVEEEAGQLFRDIALAISAAVGLSLIVSITLIPTLTARLLRGQDMETAGASSTGTKTFASRIIAPLMGISGGFVNAVVALNRWTQASRIRQIGLVMALLITTGVVSYSLWPKVEYLPMGNRNLVFGIVLPPPGYNLDELTRMGETVETVLEPYWDIDPDSPEAAELDFPAIYDFFFVARGRSVFMGVRSVDPTRSGELIPLIQQAGAKLPGTFVIAKQSSLFEQGLTAGRTIDIEITGPELEKLVGIGGQIMGTIMAGNAGEPLIPETQARPVPSLDLSNPEVHIIPRLLKTEQMGVDATTLGYTINALVDGALASDYFIGGDKIDLTIMGDPNSIRFSQDLDGLPIVTPGGQLVPLSALADIQISSGPEQINHRERQRAITIEVSPPADVPLEEALSLIEDQVLTPIRESGVLDGGYRIALSGTADKLRDTWLALRWNVLLALLITYLLMAALFESWVYPLVIIMSVPLGAVGGIVGLRALGVYLDWQGRTPQSLDVLTMLGFVILIGTVVNNAILIVHQALNLIRDEGYPSHDAILESVRTRVRPILMTTATTVLGLLPLVLFPGSGSELYRGLGSVLLGGLLVSTIFTLVFVPTLFRIFIDIRDKIAPPTETPTAVSAAGPPAIGKPAIEKPAIEGASNALAK; translated from the coding sequence ATGAACTTGATCCAAGCCTTCGTCGACAACCCGGTCAAGGTCGCCGTCGGCGCACTGTTGCTGATCCTGTTTGGTTTGATCGCCGTCGTTCGGATGCCGATGCAACTGACGCCGGAGGTCCAGGTCCCGACGTTGACCGTCGAAACACGATGGCCCGGTGCCAGCCCACAGGAAGTCGAACGCGAAATCATCCAAGAACAAGAGGAACAACTGCAATCGGTCGAAGGCGTTCGCAAGATGACCAGCGAGGCGATGGATTCCAGCGGCAGCATCAAGTTGGAATTCATTGTCGGCACGAACATGGAAGAGGCACTGTTGAAGGTCAACAGCCGCCTACAGCAGGTTCCGGAGTATCCCGAAGAGGCGGACGAACCGGTCATTTCGACCAGCAATGCATCCGATCGGCCGATCGCGTGGTTCATCCTGAGCGCGATCCAGCCCACACGGCAAGACGTCGAAACCTTCGTCGCCCAGCATCCCGACAGCAAACCGGCATTGGAATCGGTGCTGAAAACCGACAATCCCGGACTGCGTTTGGCGCGATTACGAAAAGCGTCCAAAGATCACCCCGAAATCGGCGAGTTGTTACCGCCTGATTTGAACGTCCCGGGCATGCGTCGATTCGCCGAGGACATCATCGAGGCCCGTTTCGAACGCGTCTCCGGCGTATCAAACTCGAACGTGTTGGGTGGTCTAGAAGAAGAACTGCAGGTCATCATCGATCCGCAAAAACTAGCCGCTCGCCAGCTGACGATCGACGACGTCCGACGTGTCCTACGGACGCAAAACCAAGACACATCGGCCGGCGATTTCTGGGAAGACAAACGCCGTTATGTCGTCCGCACGCTGAATCAGTTTCGATCGCCCGAACAAGTTGGCCAACAGGTGTTGGCAACACGAAACGATGCACCAGTGGTGATCGCCGACGTGGCCGAGATCCGTTTGGGGTTCAAGAAACCCGACGGCGTCGTGCGACGGTTCGGTGATACATCGATCGCCATCAACGTGATCCGCGAAACCGGCAGCAACGTGATGGACATCATGGCCGATCTGCAGGTCGCGTTGGACGAATTGAACAACGACGTCTTGGCCCCCAAACAGTTGCAACTGACCCAGGTCTACGACGAATCCGAATACATCACCGCATCGGTTCAACTGGTCAACCAGAACATCATCGTGGGTGGCACCCTGACGATGCTGGTGCTGATGCTGTTTCTGCATCTGAATGTGCGCACCTTGCTGATGGTGCCGCTGATCGCAGCGGCCTCGATCGCAGCGGCATTCGTACACCCCGGCTTCTTTGCCGTCACGCTGGTCCTGGTCATCTACAGCGGATTCGCGTTTGCTCGCGGTGCCTTGGTCGTTGGATTAGCCATTCCGATCAGTATCGTCGGCACATTTTTGATGTTGAACCTGTGGGGCAGATCGCTGAACGTGATCAGTTTGGCCGGGATGGCGTTCGCGGTCGGAATGTTGGTCGACAATGCGGTAGTGGTTCTGGAAAACATTTATCGGCACTACCAAAACGGAGATCCACCGCGAGTCGCCGCGGTCCGTGGAACCAAAGAAGTTTGGGGGGCTGTGCTGGCATCGACGTTAACCACCTTGGCAGTGTTCTTGCCGGTTCTGTTTGTCGAAGAGGAAGCCGGGCAATTGTTCCGCGACATCGCCCTTGCGATTAGCGCAGCGGTGGGATTGTCGTTGATCGTCAGCATCACGTTGATCCCGACACTGACGGCGCGGCTGCTGCGTGGACAAGACATGGAAACCGCCGGGGCATCATCGACGGGGACCAAGACATTTGCGTCGCGAATCATCGCCCCGCTAATGGGAATCTCTGGCGGTTTCGTCAACGCCGTGGTTGCATTGAACCGTTGGACGCAGGCCAGCCGAATTCGCCAGATCGGATTGGTGATGGCGCTGTTGATCACGACCGGTGTGGTCAGTTATTCGCTTTGGCCCAAGGTCGAATATTTGCCGATGGGCAACCGTAACCTGGTCTTTGGAATCGTGCTGCCGCCCCCGGGTTACAACCTGGACGAACTGACTCGGATGGGCGAGACCGTGGAAACGGTGCTGGAACCGTACTGGGACATCGATCCCGATAGTCCCGAGGCGGCCGAACTAGACTTCCCGGCGATCTATGACTTTTTCTTTGTCGCCCGCGGTCGATCGGTGTTCATGGGTGTGCGAAGCGTTGATCCGACACGCAGCGGCGAACTGATTCCGTTGATCCAACAGGCCGGTGCCAAATTGCCCGGCACGTTCGTGATCGCCAAGCAATCGAGTTTGTTCGAACAGGGTTTGACCGCCGGACGAACGATCGACATCGAAATCACGGGTCCCGAACTGGAAAAGTTAGTCGGCATCGGTGGCCAAATCATGGGCACCATCATGGCGGGCAACGCAGGCGAGCCATTGATCCCCGAGACCCAGGCCCGGCCCGTCCCCAGCCTGGACCTCAGCAATCCCGAAGTCCACATCATTCCGCGACTGCTGAAAACCGAACAGATGGGTGTCGACGCAACCACGCTGGGGTACACCATCAATGCATTGGTCGACGGAGCATTGGCCAGCGACTACTTCATCGGTGGCGACAAGATTGACCTGACCATCATGGGCGATCCAAATTCGATCCGATTTTCGCAAGACCTGGACGGGCTGCCGATCGTGACTCCCGGTGGTCAGTTGGTTCCGCTTTCAGCGCTAGCCGACATCCAAATTTCCAGCGGTCCTGAACAGATCAATCACCGCGAACGTCAGCGAGCGATCACGATCGAAGTATCGCCGCCCGCGGACGTGCCGCTGGAGGAAGCTCTCTCGCTGATCGAAGACCAAGTGCTAACGCCGATCCGCGAAAGTGGCGTCCTCGATGGTGGTTACCGGATCGCGCTAAGCGGTACGGCGGACAAACTTCGCGACACCTGGCTGGCGCTGCGTTGGAATGTCTTGTTGGCGTTGCTGATCACGTACCTGTTGATGGCCGCCTTGTTCGAAAGCTGGGTCTATCCGCTGGTGATCATCATGAGCGTGCCGTTGGGAGCGGTCGGCGGAATTGTGGGACTGCGGGCGCTGGGCGTGTACCTGGATTGGCAAGGCCGAACACCGCAGTCGTTGGATGTCTTAACGATGCTAGGGTTTGTGATCCTGATCGGCACCGTCGTCAACAACGCGATCCTGATCGTGCACCAAGCATTGAATCTGATCCGCGACGAGGGATACCCATCTCACGATGCGATTTTGGAAAGCGTGCGAACTCGGGTCCGACCGATCCTGATGACAACCGCCACCACGGTCCTAGGACTGCTGCCGCTGGTTCTGTTCCCCGGATCGGGCAGCGAGTTGTACCGCGGGTTAGGAAGCGTGTTGCTGGGTGGATTGTTGGTATCGACGATCTTCACGCTGGTGTTTGTGCCGACGCTATTCCGCATCTTCATCGACATCCGCGATAAGATTGCACCCCCAACGGAAACACCAACGGCCGTTTCGGCCGCCGGGCCCCCAGCGATCGGGAAGCCAGCGATCGAAAAGCCAGCCATCGAAGGCGCGTCCAACGCACTGGCCAAGTAG